Genomic segment of Anaerobranca gottschalkii DSM 13577:
TTGGTGAAAACCAAACCAGAATATGTAGTTATGGAAAACCTAAATACAAAGGGAATGTTAAAAAACAAAAAAATATCTAAAGCAATCCAAGAACAAACATTCCGTGAATTTAGGAGACAGATGGAATACAAATGCCGATGGAATAATATTAAATTTATACTTGTAAATAGGTTTTATCCTTCATCTAAAACTTGTAGTAGCTGTGGAAGTATAAAAGACAAACTTTCTCTATCAGAAAGAACTTTTAGATGTAATGATTGTGGCTATGAAATAGATAGGGATTTAAATGCAAGTATAAATTTAAAAAATTACGGTAAATCAATAGCTTAGCACCTAAAGCAACTATTGATATGTACCGATACGTTAGTCGGGAATTTAAGCCTTCGGAGTGTTAAACAAAACAGGAGTAGATTTTTTCGAAACTGGACACGATGAACAAGGAAGGAAACATAAGCTTTTATAAGGTTTGATAAAAAACTTTATAAAGTTTTATAAGTTTTCTGTAACGGCGATTATATGACAAAAAGAGTTATTTTTCATATAGATGTAAATTCTGCTTATTTGTCATGGGAGGCTGTTTATCAATTACAACAAGGTAGTAAAGTGGATTTAAGGGAAATTCCTTCTGTTGTAGGAGGTGATATAAAAAAAAGGAGTGGTATTGTATTAGCAAAATCTATTCCTGCTAAAAAATACAATATTAAAACAGGCGAAACCCTTTTCTCTGCTAAACTAAAGTGTCCCCATCTGGTAATTGTACCTCCTAGATATAAACTTTATATGGACTGTAGTGCTGCTATGGGAAAAATTTTAAGAAAATATTCTCCATCTATTCAGTTTTTTTCTATAGATGAAGTTTTTTTAGATTATACCAATTTAGAAAGACACTTCGGCCCCCCTGAAATTGCCGCCAACTTAATTAAAGATGATATTAAAAAAACTTTGGGCTTTACAGTAAATATTGGAATAAGCTCTAATAAACTATTGGCAAAAATGGCTTCAGAATTTGAAAAACCTGATAAAGTTCACACTTTATTTCCAGAAGAAATTCCCGCAAAAATGTGGCCTTTACCTGTCGGTGAATTATTTATGGTAGGTTCCAAAACCAAAGAAAAGCTTTTAGCAAAAAATATTAAAACAATTGGTCAATTGGCTAATACAAATCCTGATTTTTTATATAGTTTCCTAAAAAGTCACGGGATCCTAATTTGGAATTATGCCAATGGAAGAGAAAATTCTCCCGTTAGAAATGAAAGCTTACCTATGAAAGGCCTAGGTAACTCTACAACTATTCCCTTTGATGTTACTACAAAAGAAGATGCCCATAAAATTCTCATGGGACTTACCGAAAACCTTTGTTTTAGATTAAGAAATTTACAAAAGTGTGCTTCTGTTGTAAGTGTTTCCATTAAAAATAACCAGTTTGAGTATTATTCCCATCAAAAAAAACTATCCCACTATACCAACTGTACAAAAATAATTTTAGAAACTGTTAAAAATCTGTTTACTGAAATGTGGAATAAAGAACCAATTCGACAGATGGGCATACATTTAACAGATTTTTGCGATAATGATTTCCATCAACTATCCTTTTTTGAGACAGATCCCATCAAGTATAAACGTCTAGATAACGCCATAGATAAAATTCGTTTAAAATATGGTAAAGATTCAATTTTCCCTTCTTGTTACTTACATTCAGAAATTAGCCCATTACAAGGTGGAGTTATAAAAGAAGAAGATTATCCAATGATGTCTAGTATACTCTAAAGGAGGTTTTTAGATGAAAGTAGTCATGAAACCTATAGATATGATTGTTTGGTTTAATCAAGAAGGAAAACCACGGCCTATTAAATATCGTTTTGAAAGTGAAGAGGGGAACCAAGTTATTAAAGTAGATAATGTTTTAACTGTAAATCAAGAACGTTTAGCAGGTAATATCATGCTAATTTTTAAATGTCAAAGTATTATTAACGGTATAGAAAAAATCTATGAACTTAAATATGAAAAAGCAACTTGTAAGTGGTTCTTATATAAAATTTAAGGAGTTAACACTAACTCCTTTTTCTTAAAGTGAAGTCAAAAACATCTTCCATAGTATAAAAATTAGGGGGTACATTTACTATAAACTTAGAAGCAGTTAATGCCCCACTGGCAAAAACTGATCTATCATGGGCTTCATGGCAGAGTTTTATTGTTTCTAAAGGTCCAATAAATTGTGCTTCATGGTAACCTACTATATTACCCCCCCTTATAGCATGAACACCTATTTCTCTTTCTTCCCTAACTTCTTCTCCTATCCGTCCGTGCTTAAGTTTAGTATCATATCCTAAACCTTTTTGAATAAAATCAATTAAAGTTTTGGCACTTCCAGAAGGAGCATCCTTTTTTTTATTATGATGTGCTTCTATTATCTCAATATCTGTTTGCCCCCCAATAATTTGAGCTGTAATTTCAGCTAATTTAAACAGTAAATTCATACCTACAGACATATTTGATGCTTGTAAGATAGGTATTTTCTTTGAACTTTTATATATTTCATTTTGTTGATCATTGGTAAAGTTAGTAGTCCCAATAACAAGGGGTATATTTTTTCTTAGACAATAATCTAAAGTTTTGAAAATTGCTTGAGGTCGTGAAAAAGTAATTACTACATTGTATTGAGTATATTCTTCCATATGTAACTCTTCAGAACTAATTGCTTTAACTTTTGTAAAAAAAGAATCTTCTAAAGCTAATTCCAAAGTTTTTTGACCCATTTTTCCGGTACTTAAAATTAATAAATCCATAAAGCTACTTCCTTTCTTGTGAAATTATAAAGTACAATTTTTAATCCAATTGATAAAATAATCTTCACCTTGAATGTATATTCCTACACAATCAATTCTAAAGGGGTTATTGTTCTTTTCTGTTATCAAATAATATTGAGCTAATTTAACTAATTTATTTAGCTTTTTTTTATCTATTGCTTCTAAAGGATCGCCAAATTTTAAATTAGTCCTAGTTTTAACTTCACAAAATACGATAGTTTCTTTATCTTGTAAAATTAAATCTATCTCTCCTAATTTACACCTAAAATTTTTTCTAATTAAAATAAGTCCTTGACTCTGTAAATATTGTGCAGCTATATCTTCTCCATTTTTAGCTAATTGTTGTTTATTCATAAACAACTTCCTCAATAAATAACTGAGGGTATTCCTCTAAATCTAAAATTTGATAGAATTCCCCTTTTATAACCTTAATTATAGGGGTTAATGGATTTTTACCTTGACCTATGACTACTCCCACTTCTCCGTTATTTAGTTTTACCTTATATCCCAAGGGGTAAAGTATAACCGTTTGTAAAAATTTTTCAATATACTCTTGAGGAAAAAGGTTTCCACCACTAGATTCTAAAATTTCGATAGTGTCCTTTATTGAAAAACGAGGTCTATATGGCTTTTCTGCCGTTAAAGCGTCAAACATATCTGCTATTCCCACAATATAACCAAAGGGGTGAATAGCATCTCCTTTTAATTTCCTAGGATATCCACTTCCCATTAGCCTCTCGTGATGTTGTAAGGCTACATGGGCAGATAAAAGGGGTATTTTCCCAGCCTTCTTTATAAGCTCAAAACCCAAAATAGTATGGGCAATCACTTTTTCATATTCATCGACAGACAAAATCCCTGGCTTATTTATAATACTGATAGGAATTTTTGTTTTACCTATATCATGTAACAATGCCCCTAATCCTAGTTGAAAAAGTTGCGTTCTAGTAAATTTTAAGCTATGACCGATAATTAATGAATAAATACATACATTAATACTATGCTGGTAGGTATAATTATCTAATAATTTAAGTTCTGCAAAACTAGATAAGATAAGTTTATGATCCATTAACTCATCAATTATATTATTAACAATAGAGTTTAATCTATCCAAATCTAAGTTTTCTCTAGTATGTCTTTGCACTCCATCAATAATAATACTTATTAATGATCTCTTTTTTATAGTTTTTATAGCTTCACTTAAATTATCTTCACTAATAATTTCGTGAATACTTAAATAAGGTAAAGTACTATCTTCTATATAAACAAAAGCTATCCCTAATTGTGGTAATTTGTTTTTTATGTTTTGGGTTATCCTGGTACCTTTAGCCAATAAAATAGAGCCACTAGGACTTTTTACCGGATTTGCCAATATATCTCCTTCTTTTAAAAGATTTACTGC
This window contains:
- the dapB gene encoding 4-hydroxy-tetrahydrodipicolinate reductase, encoding MDLLILSTGKMGQKTLELALEDSFFTKVKAISSEELHMEEYTQYNVVITFSRPQAIFKTLDYCLRKNIPLVIGTTNFTNDQQNEIYKSSKKIPILQASNMSVGMNLLFKLAEITAQIIGGQTDIEIIEAHHNKKKDAPSGSAKTLIDFIQKGLGYDTKLKHGRIGEEVREEREIGVHAIRGGNIVGYHEAQFIGPLETIKLCHEAHDRSVFASGALTASKFIVNVPPNFYTMEDVFDFTLRKRS
- a CDS encoding RNA-guided endonuclease InsQ/TnpB family protein, which translates into the protein LVKTKPEYVVMENLNTKGMLKNKKISKAIQEQTFREFRRQMEYKCRWNNIKFILVNRFYPSSKTCSSCGSIKDKLSLSERTFRCNDCGYEIDRDLNASINLKNYGKSIA
- a CDS encoding HD-GYP domain-containing protein, giving the protein MRRVAVNLLKEGDILANPVKSPSGSILLAKGTRITQNIKNKLPQLGIAFVYIEDSTLPYLSIHEIISEDNLSEAIKTIKKRSLISIIIDGVQRHTRENLDLDRLNSIVNNIIDELMDHKLILSSFAELKLLDNYTYQHSINVCIYSLIIGHSLKFTRTQLFQLGLGALLHDIGKTKIPISIINKPGILSVDEYEKVIAHTILGFELIKKAGKIPLLSAHVALQHHERLMGSGYPRKLKGDAIHPFGYIVGIADMFDALTAEKPYRPRFSIKDTIEILESSGGNLFPQEYIEKFLQTVILYPLGYKVKLNNGEVGVVIGQGKNPLTPIIKVIKGEFYQILDLEEYPQLFIEEVVYE
- a CDS encoding DNA polymerase Y family protein; translated protein: MTKRVIFHIDVNSAYLSWEAVYQLQQGSKVDLREIPSVVGGDIKKRSGIVLAKSIPAKKYNIKTGETLFSAKLKCPHLVIVPPRYKLYMDCSAAMGKILRKYSPSIQFFSIDEVFLDYTNLERHFGPPEIAANLIKDDIKKTLGFTVNIGISSNKLLAKMASEFEKPDKVHTLFPEEIPAKMWPLPVGELFMVGSKTKEKLLAKNIKTIGQLANTNPDFLYSFLKSHGILIWNYANGRENSPVRNESLPMKGLGNSTTIPFDVTTKEDAHKILMGLTENLCFRLRNLQKCASVVSVSIKNNQFEYYSHQKKLSHYTNCTKIILETVKNLFTEMWNKEPIRQMGIHLTDFCDNDFHQLSFFETDPIKYKRLDNAIDKIRLKYGKDSIFPSCYLHSEISPLQGGVIKEEDYPMMSSIL
- a CDS encoding YraN family protein; amino-acid sequence: MNKQQLAKNGEDIAAQYLQSQGLILIRKNFRCKLGEIDLILQDKETIVFCEVKTRTNLKFGDPLEAIDKKKLNKLVKLAQYYLITEKNNNPFRIDCVGIYIQGEDYFINWIKNCTL